The genomic DNA CAATCGCGTGTTTTACTCCTGAGTCCCGTCAACCAAGCAAGGAGGTTTATGCCATGCAGACCGCGCATCTTTCGGCTCTCGAAGCCAAGCATGCCGTGCTCGATCAGCGCATCAACAACGAAACCCATCGGCCAATGCCCGATGCCC from Sphingomonas radiodurans includes the following:
- a CDS encoding YdcH family protein; the encoded protein is MQTAHLSALEAKHAVLDQRINNETHRPMPDALLIAELKKQKLRLKEEISSAH